GGTCGCCTGGACCTCGCCCAGCAGGTGGCTGGAGATCAGCACCGTCCGTTCCCCCTGGCCGATGTCGGTGATGAGCTTGCGCATCTCGGCCATTCCTTGCGGGTCGAGACCGGCGGTCGGCTCGTCGAGAATCAGGAGTTCCGGATCCTTGAGCAGCGCGGCGGCCACCCCGATCCGCATCTTCATGCCGGTCGAGTAGGTCCCGAACTTGCGCCCGGCCCGCGACGTCATCTCGATCAGGTCGAGCACCTCGTCGACGCGCCGCTGGCTCACGCTGGCCAGATCGGCGACCAGCCGTAGGTTCTCGCGGCCGGAGAGGTACGGATAGAAGGCCGCACCCTCGATCAGCGAACCGATCTTCGCCAGGCCGGCCGGATCACCCGGCGCGTGGCCGGCGACGGTGGCGGTTCCCGATGTTGTCCCGATCAGCCCAACCAGCATTTTCAGGGTCGTGGTCTTCCCTGCGCCATTCGGGCCGAGGAAGCCATAGACTTCGCCACGCCGCACGCTCATGTCGACGCCGTCGACGGCGAGCGTTCCGCTGCCGAATCGCTTGCTGAGACCGTGGGTCTCGACGATCGTGGTGTTTTGCATTAAGGGGATCTCTCCTTGCCCTGCTACGGCGGCAGCGGCCCTCGTCAGATTGACGGGAATCGCCGGAACCGGGATCTGCGAGGTCGGGGGCGCATGGCCCTTGGTCGTCGGTTTTGTATCGA
This genomic stretch from Candidatus Dormiibacterota bacterium harbors:
- a CDS encoding ABC transporter ATP-binding protein — translated: MIDTKPTTKGHAPPTSQIPVPAIPVNLTRAAAAVAGQGEIPLMQNTTIVETHGLSKRFGSGTLAVDGVDMSVRRGEVYGFLGPNGAGKTTTLKMLVGLIGTTSGTATVAGHAPGDPAGLAKIGSLIEGAAFYPYLSGRENLRLVADLASVSQRRVDEVLDLIEMTSRAGRKFGTYSTGMKMRIGVAAALLKDPELLILDEPTAGLDPQGMAEMRKLITDIGQGERTVLISSHLLGEVQATCDRVGVISKGKLVRESTVEDLLGEEGVFVRAEPSDRAHDVLTRMFGPAAVVRENGHFNLRTDPGQSLAINRQLMASGVGVSEIRPVERSLEDVFFQLTGDKQGS